CACTTTCGCCCAGACGCTTCAAGTCGTCCAAATGCTTGTCCCGCAGATGCCCGGGCATGATGATGGACGAAGGCTGGCCGATGACCTCCCCAGCGCTGTGGCCGAACATCCTTTCGGCGCTGTCGTTCCAGAAAAGTATGGTCCCCTTGGAGTCCATCGTTATGATGGCGTCCACCGCGGTCTGGGCGAGGGCCACGAACCGGTCATGGCTGCTTTTGAGGTTATCGAGCATGCGGCTGTTGTGCAGGGCCACCGCCGCCAGTTCGCCGAAGGCGCTGGCTATGTCCGCCTCCCGTTTGGTAAATCCTCCCGGTTTGTTGGCCAGGCCCAAAATCCCCACCGTCTTGCCTTCTATGTTCAACGGCGCGAACAGCGCGTTTTCCAGGCGCACATGCCCTTGGGGCATGTACTTCATCCACTCGCTTGCCGTGAAGTCGTTCTCGAACACGGCCGAGCTGGTGGCGCAGGCCTTGCCCCGAAGCCCCCGGATGGGCATGGGAAGCGAAGTGTCCACCGTGCATTCGCGCCCGCCGGCGTCAAGGAAAAGCACTTCGTTTTCATTGCCGTTTTCGGAAAGGAGGGCGACGTAGCCGGCGGCGGCCCCTGTGAGTTTCTTGCATGAATCGAAAATGGCCCTTGCCGAGTCCTTGAAGTCGCCATATTTGAGCACAGCCCGGGAAGCTTCCAGGAAAGTCTCTGTTTCAAGCCGCATTTCCTTGATCGCGGCGTCCAGGTCCAGGGTTGTAACGCTCATACTTCCGCCCCCGGCGAATCAGGAACCACACACCATCCCTAATTTAAATATACAGCCGTGCGCCGTATATGGGGAGGTCTCGGGAAATTACGGAAGGGATGGATTTCCCTTGAACTTGCGCCATGATAGAATTGAAAAAGAAGGATGCGCCCCGCTTTTCTCAGGCGGAGCGCGCAATCAAAGGTATTCCAGTGTATTACGCCGTAGCGCTATGGCGGGCCTCAAACCGTTTTTTCTCCCTTTTGTCCGGCCACATGGCGATTATGCCGCCAATCCCCATCATCATCCCGCCAATCCACAGCCATTTGACCAGTGGATTGACATGGACCTTGAACGTGGCCGATCCGTCCTCGTTAAGGGCGGCGAAGATGATGTACAGGTCCTCCACGGTGGTGGTCATTATAGAGACCTCGGAGGTGGGTTGCGGAGTTATGTCCCCCCTTATCCCTTTCATGTAGTACATGTTCCGTTCAGGAAGGGCGTAGCCAAGCTTGGCGCCCCCCTTTTCCACCAGCACCGTGGCCACCGCTTTTTCCATAGTCTCCTTCGGCTGGGAGTAATCGTATTTGTAGTAGGTGAGGACGTAATCCTTTATCGAAATCTTGTCACCGGGCCAAAGGTTTGCCTCCTTGTCCTGGTTAAACCACGCACCGGTGAATCCCGCGAAAGCCATGATCACCCCGATGTGGATCACATATCCGCCATAGCGCCGCTTGTTGCGCAGGAAAAGGTTTATCAGGGCCACGGCCTGGTTTTCCTTTCCGCCGGCGGCGCGCGCCTGGGCGCCCTTGAATATTTCCATCATGATGGTGGCGGCCACGAAAACGCACAAGGTAAAGGCCAGCCACGGCAGGAAGTCCCGCGCGCCCAAGGCAAAGGCCGACCCCCCACCGGCCACGGTGAAGGCGAAAGGTATCATGAAGTTCTTTTTAAAATTCGCCACAGAGGCCTTGCGCCAGGCGATAAGCGGGCATATCCCCGTGAGGACGAGAAGCGCAAGCCCGATGGGGACCATCACCTGGTTGAAAAACGGCGGGCCGACGGTGATCTTCTCCCCGCGCACAAGCTCCGAGATCATCGGGAACATGGTCCCCCAGAACACGGTGAACGCCGCGCCGACAAGTATCAGGTTGTTGAACAGGAACGACGCCTCGCGGGAAAGCATGGAGTCCAGCGAGGCGGAGCTTTTAAGCAGAGGCAGCCGCGAAATAATCAGCCCCGCCGAGAATATTATCGTGGCCACCAGGAAAAATCCGAAATAGGTCCCCACCGTCGATTCGCCGAACGAGTGGACCGACGAGATGAGCCCCGACCTTGTGATAAACGTGCCGAACACCGTGAGGATGAAAGTCAGCGCGATAAGCGACATGTTCCAGGTCTTGAGCATGTCCTTTTTTTCCTGGATCATCACCGAATGCAGGAACGCCGTGCCGGTGAGCCAAGGCATGAACGAGGCGTTCTCCACCGGGTCCCACGCCCAGTACCCCCCCCATCCAAGCTCCACATAGGCCCAGTTGGCGCCCAGGATGTTGCCGAACGTCAGGAACAACCACGAGAAAATGGTCCATCGCCGTGTGGTGCGGATCCATATGTCCCCCAACTGGCCGGACATGAGCGCCGCCATGGCGAAAGCGAACGGGATCGTGAACCCGACAAAGCCTACGTAAAGCGAAGGAGGATGGAAGATCATGCCGGGATTCTGCAGCATGGGATTGAGCCCGTGCCCGTCTGGCGGGAGGACCGGCATCCTCTCGAACACAGGCGAGGCCGCGGTCATAAGCAGCCCGAAGAAAGCCATGAGCGTGCCCAGTATGAACACAACGTACGGCATCAGTTCCCTGTTCACGCCGCGGTTCTGCCAGACGACTATCACCGA
This genomic interval from Nitrospinota bacterium contains the following:
- a CDS encoding heme lyase CcmF/NrfE family subunit, translating into MNELGEYSLLLTLGVSVYAAAASLWGAKGGSRPMIKSAEFALVAAFALLSLTSAALLHALYWNDFSLEYVYSYTNRDLGPVYRLTAFWAGQKGSLLLWAWMLGLFSVIVVWQNRGVNRELMPYVVFILGTLMAFFGLLMTAASPVFERMPVLPPDGHGLNPMLQNPGMIFHPPSLYVGFVGFTIPFAFAMAALMSGQLGDIWIRTTRRWTIFSWLFLTFGNILGANWAYVELGWGGYWAWDPVENASFMPWLTGTAFLHSVMIQEKKDMLKTWNMSLIALTFILTVFGTFITRSGLISSVHSFGESTVGTYFGFFLVATIIFSAGLIISRLPLLKSSASLDSMLSREASFLFNNLILVGAAFTVFWGTMFPMISELVRGEKITVGPPFFNQVMVPIGLALLVLTGICPLIAWRKASVANFKKNFMIPFAFTVAGGGSAFALGARDFLPWLAFTLCVFVAATIMMEIFKGAQARAAGGKENQAVALINLFLRNKRRYGGYVIHIGVIMAFAGFTGAWFNQDKEANLWPGDKISIKDYVLTYYKYDYSQPKETMEKAVATVLVEKGGAKLGYALPERNMYYMKGIRGDITPQPTSEVSIMTTTVEDLYIIFAALNEDGSATFKVHVNPLVKWLWIGGMMMGIGGIIAMWPDKREKKRFEARHSATA